The Actinomycetota bacterium DNA segment CACGAGCAGGATGATGAGGTCGATGGTCTGGGCGTTGACGGCGTAGGCGCCGAGCGAGGCGAAGAACAGGATGCCGGCGTACAGGTACGGCCGCGGGGTCTTCAGCAGCCTCGCCCAGAGCGGGGCCAGGGGCAGGTTCAGCACCAGCAGCAGGGTGTTGCCGATGAACAGGCTGGCGATCAGGGCCCACACCAGGTCGCCCTCGCGCTCCAGGAGCAGCGGCCCCGTCTGGATGCCGAAGCCCTGGAAGGCGGCCAGCATCACCGCCGCGGTGGCGCTGGTCGGCAGGCCGAGGGCCAGCATCGTGACCAGGCTCCCCGCGGCCGAGGCGTTGTTGCTGGCCTCGGGGCCGGCCACGCCCTCGATGGCGCCCCTGCCGAACTCCTCGGGATGCCTGGTCAGCCGCTTCTCGGTGACGTAGGACAGGAACGTCGGGATCTCGGCCCCGCCGGCCGGGATGGCGCCGAAGGGGAAGCCGAGGCCGGTTCCGCGGAGCCACGGCTTCCAGGAGCGGGAGAAGTCCTCCCGGCTCATCCAGGCCCGGCCGGTGGGGATGATGTCGGGCGGGCGCCGGCGCAGGTGGGCCGCGACCCAGAGGGTCTCGCCGATGGCGAACAGCGCGACCGCGACCACGACCACGTCGATCCCGTCGGCCAGCTGGGGGATGCCGAAGGTGAGCCGCTGCTGGCCGGACTGGAGGTCGATCCCGACCAGCCCGATCATCAGGCCGATGGCCAGGGAGGCGAACCCCCGGATGCGCGAGGAGCCCAGCACCGAGGTGACGGCGACGAAGGCCAGGACCATGATGGCGAAATAGTCGGCGGCCCCGATGTCGACGGCGAACTCGACGATGATCGGCGCCGTGAAGACCAGCAGGGTGGTGCCGATCAGGCCGGCCACGAACGAGCCGATGGCCGCCGTGGCCAGGGCCTGGGCGGCCCGGCCGCGCTTGGCCATCAGGTTGCCCTCGATCGCGGTCACCACCGCCGAGCTCTCGCCGGGCGTGTTGAGCAGGATCGAGGTGGTGGAGCCGCCGAACATGCTGCCGTAGTAGATGCCGGCGAACAGGATGAAGGCGGCCGTCGGGTCGAGCCCGAAGGTGAGCGGCAGCAGCAGGGCCACGCTCATCGACGGGCCGATGCCCGGCAGCACGCCGATGGCGGTGCCGAGGATCACGCCCATGCAGGCGTAGGCC contains these protein-coding regions:
- a CDS encoding tripartite tricarboxylate transporter permease: MDALSDLLNGFATAITPINLAYACMGVILGTAIGVLPGIGPSMSVALLLPLTFGLDPTAAFILFAGIYYGSMFGGSTTSILLNTPGESSAVVTAIEGNLMAKRGRAAQALATAAIGSFVAGLIGTTLLVFTAPIIVEFAVDIGAADYFAIMVLAFVAVTSVLGSSRIRGFASLAIGLMIGLVGIDLQSGQQRLTFGIPQLADGIDVVVVAVALFAIGETLWVAAHLRRRPPDIIPTGRAWMSREDFSRSWKPWLRGTGLGFPFGAIPAGGAEIPTFLSYVTEKRLTRHPEEFGRGAIEGVAGPEASNNASAAGSLVTMLALGLPTSATAAVMLAAFQGFGIQTGPLLLEREGDLVWALIASLFIGNTLLLVLNLPLAPLWARLLKTPRPYLYAGILFFASLGAYAVNAQTIDLIILLVLGLLGFMMRRYGLPVVPAIIGVILGPRAELQLRRALQLSNGELSGLVDSPLAIAIYLVILVVLLWPLLNRFVLRGRRRGLLEEAAPGPRDTGGGADGAPPPGAEDRPRVPADGDREEPPPGREEERP